Genomic window (Planococcus sp. MSAK28401):
CGTCATGGCTTCAAAATTCCGCAACGCCGGGCAGACTTGCGTATGCGGCAATCGCATTTACGTACAGGAAGGGATTGTCGATGAATTTTCTGAGAAGCTTAAGCAAGCAACCAGTCAACTGAAAGTCGGCAACGGCCTTGAAGATGGGGTAGATATTGGCCCGCTCGTCGACAAAGACGGTTATGAAAAAGTCGAGCGCCACGTAAAAGATGCCATCGATAAAGGCGCAAAAGTATTGATCGGCGGCGACGGCCAATCCGAAAACGATGCTTATTTCTACAACCCTACGGTTCTCATTGATGCGAGTGAGGATATGCTCGTCATGAACGAAGAAACCTTCGGGCCTGTTGCGCCGATCATGAGTTTTAAAACCGACGAGGAAGCGGTTAAGCTCGCAAACGACACACGTTTCGGACTGGCTTCTTATTTCTTCACTGAAAGCATGTCACGTGGCACGTTCATGGCCGAGAACCTGGAATACGGCATCGTCGGTTGGAATGACGGCCTGCCATCGGCTGCACAAGCCCCGTTCGGTGGAATGAAAGAAAGCGGCGTTGGCCGTGAAGGCGGACAGGAAGGCCTCGATGCATTCCTTGAAACCAAATATATCTCTATCAAATTGTGAACAACTTGCACACTATGCAGAAAAAGCTCCGGATCAAGGGATCCGGAGCTTTTTTCTTATGCTACTGTTTCATGTGATTTGGTGCCGCTGCGGGCCGGCTTCATTGCCATGCTTTCATAATGCGGGAATAGCTGGCCGAGCGCTTGTCCGATGCGTTTTTCATCCCCGGCACGGACCGGTATGAAGAGGGACGGGCCCGCTCCGCTGATTGCGTATCCATAAGCGCCGAGCTTCTGGCACGCTTCACCGATTTCCTTGAAATCCGGGAAGCGATTTTGGCGATACGGCTGATGGAACGTATCTTTGTTCATGAGCTTGCCGGCTTTTTCCCAATCGCCGCGCACCATCGCTGCAGAAAGCACATTGGCCGCGGCACTTCCACGCACGCTTTCAGCATGTTGAAGCTGTTCGGGCAACAGGCTTCTGGACTCTTCTGTCAGAAAAATCTCCTGTGGGATCAATAGCACGACCCCGATATCGACTTGTCCGACATGCACAGTTTCGATCTGCTCTTCATCATAATAGGAAATTGTCAGCCCCCCGAGCAGTGAAGCGGAGATATTGTCCGGATGGCCTTCCATTTCAGTGCCGATTTGAACTTTTTCCTGGTCGGACATACGCAGATCGAGCAAACGGTTCGCCAATTCAATGCCTGCTGCAATGGCCGAAGCGCTGCTGCCAAGCCCCCGCCCGAGCGGGATATCTGTATCGATTTCGAGTTTAGCTGCCGGCAACTCTTTGCCGTATGCGGCAGCTGTGCGTTCAGCCGCCTGCAGGATTAAATTACCTTCAGTACCGGACAAATGGGCATATTCTGCTGTTTTATAATCAAGTTGCCATGAATCGGCAGGCGACACGTGAATATTTAAATGGAGGTCCAGCGCAAGTCCGATGGAATCAAATCCGGGGCCCAGGTTGGCAGTAGATGCAGGTACTGCTATCGAAAATTCTTTACCGCTCATACTTTGACCTCCTTTTTTAACTCCTCCCAAAACTGTTCCATGTTTGCGGCTTCGAGCATGCCGTCTTGTTTACTGACTTCGATTGCTGTCGCCGGGTCTTTCAGGCCATTTCCTGTCAGTACACAGACGACGGTCGATCCTTTTTTAATCTGGCCGTCTTTGACTTGTTTTTTGAGGCCCGCGATCGATGCGCAAGATGCCGGTTCCGCAAAGACGCCTTCTGTCTTGGCGAGCAGCTGGTAAGCTTCGAGGATTTTATCATCACTTCTCGAAAGGATCGTGCCCTGCGATTCATCGAGTGCGTTAAGTGCCAATTGCCAGCTTGCCGGGTTGCCAATGCGGATCGCCGTCGCGACCGTTTCAGGGTGCTCCACGACTTTGTTCTGGACGATCGGCGAAGCGCCTTCCGCCTGGACGCCGAGCAGTTCAGGGCGTTTTTCGCCAGTGCGTTCGGCGTATTCAGTAAAGCCTTTCCAAGCAGCTGAAATATTGCCGGCATTACCAACAGGAAGCGCGAACAGGTCCGGTACTTTCCCAAGTTGCTCGATTACTTCAAAAGCGATGGTCTTCTGGCCTTCAAGACGGTACGGGTTAACGGAGTTGACGAGTGCGATACCTGGGGATTTGCCGATTTCACGGACCATTTCCAGCGCTTCATCAAAATTGCCTTTGATTTCCAAAATTTCTGCACCGTACATTTTTGCCTGAGCCAACTTGCCAAGCGCAATGCGGCCTTCCGGAATGACGACAATCGTCCGCATGCCCGCTCTTGCGCCATATGCAGCTGCCGAAGCCGATGTGTTTCCTGTGGATGCACAAACCAGGACGCTTTTACCTTCTTCCTTCGCTTTAGCGACTGCCATGACCATTCCCCGATCCTTAAAGGAACCGGTCGGATTGGCGCCTTCGATTTTGGCATAGACCTCGATGCCCCAATCAGCAGATAGCTTTTCAAGATGGATCAGCGGTGTATTGCCTTCTTGCAATGTCAGTGAAGGAGTAGCTTCCGTCACCGGCAGCCACTCTTTATATTGTTCGATCAGTCCAGGCCATCTCATGCTGCACCCTCTCCTTCAATGCGGTAATGACTAATTAGGCTTGCCATTCCTTCCAGTTTTTTCAAGACATCCAAATGCTGTTGGCGTGAAATTTCGTGTGTTTTTAAAATAAGTTCCGCTTTCCCTTCGTTTGCATCGGTTCCCGGATTCTGCACGATCGATTGAATACTCGCGCCGTGCTGGCTGTATATGGCGCTCACTTTGGACAATACACCGACCACATCATCCACCAGCAAACGATGGAAATATTTCGAACGGCTTTTATCCGCAGGCTTGATCACACGTTCATGCTGCGCTGCGTGTTCGCGTTTCCCGTTCACTCCGAGAAGCAAGTTCCTGCATGCCGCAATGATATCGGAGACGACTGATGTCGCAGTCGGCAGTGATCCTGCTCCTGGTCCGTAAAGCATCGTTTCACCGACCGCATCCCCATAAATATAAACAGCGTTGAATTCGTTATTGACCGAAGCCAAAGGATGGCTGTTCGCCAGGAAAATCGGTTCAACAGACACATCGATGCCATCTTCGTCTTTTGTCGAAGAGCCGACCATTTTCATCGTATAGCCTAAGCTCTCGCCCATCTCCACATCACCGTCTTGAATCGTTTCCATGCCGCGGATATTGACATCATCCAGCTTCACTTCTGTCGAATAGGCAAGCGATGACAAGATGACCATCTTGCGTGCTGCGTCGAGGCCACCGACATCCGCTGTCGGGTCGGCTTCCGCAAACCCGAGTTCGGTCGCTTCTGCGAGTGCATCTTCATAGCTTTTCTTTTCCTGCTTCATCTTTGTCAGGATAAAGTTCGTAGTCCCATTGACGATACCCATCATGCTCGAGATACGGTCAGAAGCCAGTCCGTCTTCTAGCGTACGGATAATCGGAATGCCGCCGGCTACACTCGCTTCATAGAAGAGATCGCATTTCTCGGCATCCGCCAGTTTCAATAAATCGTGGCCATATTGTGCCATGACGTCCTTATTAGCAGTCACGACTTGCTTGCCAGATTTCAATGCCTGCTCCATCGCTGCCCTTGCGCCTTCGATGCCGCCCATCACTTCTACAATTATGTCGAGGGAAGAATCATTCAAGATTTCTTCAATATCTGTCGTGAAGACATTCGGATCGAGGTCCGACAGCCGATCTTTCCCGGCATCCCGGACAAGTACTTTCCGGATCGCGACTTGGGCGCCGAGTTTGTGCTGAAGATCTTCCTGATGTTGCTGGATAATCTTTGCCACGCCGCTCCCTACTGTCCCGAAACCTAATAATCCGATTGAAATTTCATTTCTCATTGACGATTCCTCCCATGGTGTGTACACTGTGAAAAAACAGTTGTTTTTGTCATAGAGACATTATAGTATTATATATTAACGAAAACAACCCTTTTTACAGACTATTAAAAAAGATGGGACTTGATAGGATGAAAGTATGCAAATTCGGTGGAACTTCAGTCGCTAGCGCACAGCAAATCAAAAAAGTCGCAAGCATCATCAAAGCGGACCCAGCACGCCGGATTGTGGTCGTCTCAGCTCCAGGCAAACGCCATAGTGGAGATATAAAAGTGACCGACCTGCTCATCCGTCTCGCGTCCGCCGCATTATTGGGCGAATCCATCCAACAGCCCTTGCAGGCAGTCATTGAGCGTTACACGGAAATTGCCGATGAACTCGGGCTCGACCGGGATATCATCGACATCATCCGTGCCGATCTCACAGGCCGCCTCCGTGCAGACAGCGGCCAGCATGATTTGTATATCGACTCGATCAAAGCGGCAGGAGAAGACAATTCAGCGAAATTGATCGCTGCCTACTTCACATCCATCGGAATGCAGGCGGAGTACGTCAATCCGCACACAGCTGGTTTGTTCGTCAATGATCCGCCGGAACGCGCCCAAGCCTTGCCGGAATCCTATGGCCAGCTTGCCTCTTTAGCGCAAAAGCCATCCATCACCGTCTTTCCTGGATTTTTTGCTTACACAAAATCCGGAATACTTCGGACGTTCGATCGGGGCGGCTCCGATATTACAGGGTCGATCCTGGCAGCTGCCGTCAAGGCGGAGCTGTATGAGAATTTCACAGACGTCGACTGTGTCTTTGCCGCCAATCCACAAGTTGTCGATAATCCGGTAGAAATCGAGCAGATGACTTACCGCGAGATGCGCGAGTTGTCTTACGCCGGATTCGCCGTCCTTCATGATGAAGCCTTGATGCCTGCCTACCGGGCGTCGGTGCCGCTGTGCATCCGCAACACCAATAATCCGTCCGCTCCAGGCACGATGATTGTCGCAGAACGCGCTAGCTCCCCGCGCCCCGTCACCGGGATCTCCGCAGATAGCGGCTTCTCCACCTTATATGTCGGCAAGTATTTAATGAACCGCGAAGTCGGATTCGGCCGAAAGCTGCTGCAAATCCTGGAAGAAGAGGAAATCTCCTACGAACATATCCCATCTGGCATCGATAATCTATCAGTCATCCTCAGAAGCCATCAGCTCGATGATGAAAAAGAACGACGCATCATTGGACGGGTCAAGGACGAACTTCAGGCGGACGATGTCCATATCCGCAATGATTTCTCGATGATTGTCTTGGTCGGCGAAGGAATGAACAATAATAAAGGCCTGACTGCCCGTGCTGCCGCTGCGTTTGCGCGCACCGACGTGAATATTGAAATGATCAACCAGGGATCTTCCGAAGTCAGCTTGGTGTTCGGCATCTTAAAAGAAGATGAAGCAAAAATCCTCAATGAACTGTACAAAGAATTTTTCGCCCCGGCGCTTGTCGGCCAGTAAAATTCCCTAAACAAAAAAGACGAAGCGCGAGGTCATCACCTTGCGCTTCGTCTTTTTGTTATGCAGCCTCAAGCATTCCACTCTAAAAGCAATGGTCCTTCGTCACCGTAAACAGGATCGGTCTTCGGAATCGGCGTATTCTGGATATCTTCCAATACATATGGACGCTCATCTGGCTCACCGGTTTTCAGATTATATTCCACACCTCCGGGATAGGCGCCAACGATGCGGAAATCATCGCTTGCTGATAGGCGTTTATGGCCTGTTCCCGCGGGTAAAACGCAGACATCCCCAGCTTGCACTTCCACTTCTTCCCCGCTTTCACCGCCCAATTGGAGCCGCGCCGATCCGCTCACCACTCCAAGTGCTTCGTGCGTGTTGCTATGGTAATGATGAAAATCGAATACGCCGCCTTGCCACGTATTGCCCCAGCCATGCTGCTGAAAAGCCTGTTCGATTCGTTCTGTCTTGCCGCTGAATGCAGCGGGATAAAAAACTACTGGAAGCTCCGGGTTATTCGGGATGGCGCCATCGTCTTCAAAATGAAAAAACTGTGCATCTTTCATTGAAATCAGCTCCTTTTGCCCTTCTTTACCCGGCATGCGCCCAGTTATGCTTGTTTATTCGACAATACCGGCGTGAACTGCGACAGCAGCAAATCTTCCAGCAGGACAGGAAGCTCCTCGAATGCACTCTTGCGATTCAAACGTTCCGTACGCTGATGCGCGTCACGCCCGAATGGACCGACATTCAATACCGGCGCCTTGAGCTTGTTCATCGAATCGAACGGAATGCTATAACTTCTGCCGTAAACAGGCGTGTTCTGTTCATACGTCTGCCAGCCTTCGTTTTGGTCTTGGAAATTGACATAGCTTAAATCGGAAATGCCGTTGAAATAATGGCCTTGCTTCACTTCCAGGCCAAACCGCTCTAGCGCCGTTTCCTGCACTTGATGAATGCATTTCTGGACAAGCTCTGAATCACTCGAATTGACTGGCGGATAATATGGCGGCGCAAACAGCAAGATGACCGCAGGCGTCAGTTCATGGCATTGAATCAATAATTGATCAGTAATGGCGTGGGATTGTTCGCGCACATCGTGATCCACATCTTCTGTGACATTGGACATAATCTGCTCAACCGCTTTTTCCCCCAGTTTCTCAAGTGCATATTCTTTCAGCTCTTCGAAGCGGAAAACTTTCACTTCGTTGACCGGCTCGATTCCTTCACGCGTACACATCTCGACGTAATCATGGCTCATTTTAGCCAGTGCTTCACGAGCCGTTTCTTCAAACATTTGCATCGTTTCTTCCGCATTGCGTTCGAGCAGGAAAACATTGTACATGGACACCGCGCGATACGGGGTCTGCGCAGAGTATTCCATTTTAACGTCACGCTGCAAGACTGTGACCGGAAGGGGCGAAGTTTCGCCGTAAAGCGTTTCACGGAATTTCGGGTTCCAGCTCATTTCCTGAGTCAAATAGGAAGCCATATAATTCGAAGTCAGCCCGCTGAGCGGTTCGCCGACATGCGTTTCTTTTCCGTAAAACAAGGCGCTCGGCATGATTTTCCCGATACTTCCGCTGTATACTTTAAAATCGCTTTCTTTTGGATCCTGGGCGAATACCGGTTCTCCGTTTAAAAACAAGGAATAGTCGAGCTGATGCGTTTCCGCTAATTCCAAAAGAAACGGGACGGCATGGCGCATGCCGTTGGAATTGACTTCCTCATCCGGCACCGTCAACAACACCAGATTGACCGGCCATTGTTCTGTCGATGCCTTTTCGAGCAGCGCCATATGCAAAGCGAGTCCTGCTTTCATATCCATCGTGCCGCGGCCGAACAAATAATTGCCCGACTCCAAATCAGCCAGTGCTTCTTCACTGAGCATTTCCTTATAATCATGGAGCGCACGTGTCAACAGGCGTGGGTTTGAAGCCAATGGGCGTAAAACTCCATAATCCTCAGTGGACACCGTATCGAAATGGCTGATCAGAACAACCGTATCCACAGCGTCTTCATGTTTATAAAGCGCCGTCAAAAACGTTCGTCCCCAGTTGACTTCGCCGAGCTCCAATTGGTCCGGGTGCTGTTTGAAATAATCCAATTCGCCCAACAAACCTTTCAATTTAACCGGGAATTCCGCTTCCCCTTGAGTCAGGTAAATACTTTCCCAGCTGACCAACTCGCACAGCAAATCCTCCATTTTCTCCGGTGTGTCCCAGAAACGCTCCATTATAAATCCACCCTTTCAGTTTCCATATACTTGAAGTGCAATAAAAAATTCAGTTCATTTATCCCATTATATGGCTATTAAATTCCTCATTAAAATACAAAAAGGCAAACAATTTCGAGTTGAATTCACTGGCTAAGTTTTCAATCAGCCCAGCCGGTTTTACACCGCAAACCGGCTGGCATTGCTGCTATACCTGTTTTTTTAGTGTTGAAATAAAGTTTTCCAGACGGTCCATCCCTTGCTTTAATACCGGCATGCTGTAAGCATAAGAAATTCGCAAGAAGCCTTCTCCGTATTCAGTGAATGCCGATCCAGGTACCGCTGCCACACCGCCTTCTTTCAATAAACGGATGGCAAAGTCATAAGACGTTAAACCAAATTTTTTGATGGACGGAAAAATATAGAATGCGCCTGTCGGCATGACCACCTCAATACCCATCTCCGTCAGCCGCTTGTAAACAAAATCACGCCGTTCAACATAGGCTTTGTTCATTTCAGCCGGCACTTGGCGCTGGTGCACAAGCGCTTCAATCGCAGCATGCTGTGAAGGAGTCGAGGCACAGATTGCGTTGTATTGATGGACTTTCAAGACATGCTGCATCACTTCCACAGGCCCTAAAATAAAACCGATACGCCACCCGGTCATCGAATGGGATTTTGATAAACCGTGCACGAGTATGGTTTTCTCTCGCAAGCTCTCAAAGCAGGCGAATGTGCAGTGAGCACCACCGAATGTGTTTTCACTATAGATTTCATCCGTCAAGATAAACAGGTCGTGGCGTTCGAAAACTGTTTTTAAAGCGTCCAACTCGTCCATCGTCATGGTGACGCCTGTGGGATTGGACGGAAAATTCATCAAGACCGCTTTGGTGCGCTCAGTAATTAGTTCTTCGAGCGCTTGTGGATCTGGTTTAAAGCCAGTTCCAGATGTATCCAAGTAGACGACTGTGGCGCCGCATAGTTGCACGAGCGGCTCGTAGCCGGGGTAAGTCGGCGCCGGCAAGATCACTTCATCGCCTTCTTCCAAAATGGTTCGGAATACGGAATCAAGCCCTTCGCTTGCGCCGTTGGTGACGATTATTTCATCTTCTGCACGGTACGACAAGCCGTAGCTGTCTTTGAAAAATGATTGAACAGCCTGGCGCAGTTCCATCGCGCCTGCATTATGTGTATAGCTTGTCTGATCATTGCGGATGGCCTCGACCCCTGCTTGTTTAACTGCTTCAGGAGTGGGGAAATCCGGCTGGCCGATCGTCAAATTGACCGCCTCGGGATAAGCCGGTATTTGATTGGCGAATTGTCGGATCCCAGAAATCTGAATCGACTCGACTCGTTTATTTAATCTCATACTCATAAAGAATCAACCTTTCTTCAACTAGCAATTACTTTTTTAAAAAAAATTATACTATAGTGAGCTGGATATGCTAATTAGCTTTTGTAACTAGATGGAAGGCAGTCCCATTTTTGTTTGAACATGAGCACACTATCTCAAAACATTTTGTTAACTTGACCACTACGTGCAATAATACATGAATTGAGAGTTAAATGACGAGTGGATTGTACTAAACCTCAAGAAACCTTATTGCTGTTTACAAGGATGGATTGAATGCTTTATGACGTGTTGGTATTTTGGTGCAGGATTGTCCCATCCTATGTTTGACGAATGGATTGTACCACCTGGCCGGCTTTTGGATGTCGCAGATGACTCATTGTGCCGCTCGTATTGGTATACTGGTCATATGTAGTTTAGAGAGATAGCTTCAAGAAGGACGGGATGAATTGAAACCATTATCGCCAACAGGTGGATTTATATATACCTATGCTTACCATCAAGATGAAAAGGATTTATGCCAATTGGAAATGCGCGCATTTTTTGGAACGGACACTGGCGGAAAAGTCATTAAAAGCAGTCGCGCCATCGCTCCCGGGCGAAGCCCATTCATCAAGGAACGGATTGAGCTCTTGTTTGAAGCAACAGAATTTGCTGATATTGTAAAACTGGCTGGAGAATTGGATATGGAGGATTCCACATTCAAAGTGATCTTCCCAAAAATCAACGGCTTGAACGCGGCTGAACAAGTGGATTTTGACAAAAAGCGTGACATGGAGCGTCAAATCGGCTTTGTCATTAAAGGAAAAGCCGATGTCCACAATCCGGATATCATATTCGGGCTAATTCCATTTGACGGCCGCTGGCATTTCGGGATCTATCAATTGAGTGAATCGGTGTGGTTTAAACACCAGCAAAAACCGCGTGAATATTCCACTGCACTCAGTACGAAAACCGCTCGTGCCATTGCCAATATTGCCGTGCCGGAGCCAACAGGCATCAAAGCAATCGATCCTTGCTGCGGAATCGGGACGGTGCTAGTCGAAGCCTTATCGATGGGGATCGACATCGTTGGCCGGGATATCAACCCGCTCGTCGTCGATGGCTCGCGGGAAAACATAGCGCACTTCGGTTTGTCTGGATCGGTCGATTTGGGCGCAATTGCCGACATTACAGAGCAATACGATGTCGCCATCATTGACATGCCTTATAACCTCTACACGCACGCGACACCCGATGAACAACAGGAAATCCTGAAACATGCCTTGCCGGTTACTGAAAAACTGCTCGTCGTCACGATCGACCCGATCGACCATATGATAGAGAACGCAGGGTTCATAATAACCGACCGCTGCATTGCAAAAAAATCACTGTTTCTACGTGAAATCCTCGTATGCGAGAAAACGGAGATGCCGCATTTTTCTGCCCAGGAACTTCAGCAATCGTAAAATGAAAGACATCCCATAAAAAATCACCCGGACCAACCAGGTCCGGGTGATTTTTCTTTAGCTTTCTAAACATTAGCTGCCATTTCATTCCAGCTCTTGAACCGCATAGGAAACCATTTCATAACGCTCGCCTACCCGAACGACCGTAAACGTCAGCCTAAGATCATTACGATCCGCCAAATACTGGATGGGTTCGTTTCCTTGATAAAGGTTAATCGCATAATAATCATTGCCGACTTTTACTTCAATCACTCGGCCATCCGCTAACCCGAAAGGTTCTTCTGTAGTAAGTTCAAGAACTTTCCCAGTGATTTTAAGCGGCTGGAGCACCTGCAATTCACCACTTGGCAAAGTGACCGTGTTGCCGAATTTATTGCGAAGCGTGTATTTCGTATCACCTGACTTCACATAATACGTTGCGGAAGTCCGGTGAATCACCCCGACATCCGGGTACAGCGTCAAGACTTGGCCGACCATGATCAGGTCGGATGACAAGTTGTTCAACCGCTTGATGCTGTCAATCGAAACACCGGTCCGTTTGGAAATGGAGTACAACGTATCCCCTTTGACCACTTGATAATTTCTCGCATTCAAATCTTCCTGGTTTCCAGACCATGGTTGAGTTTTATGCGGGATGGCAATTTTTTGCCCAACGATAATTTTGGTGCTTGTCGTGAAGTTCGCCGCCATCAGTTGTTCAACCACCAAGCCATACTTTTTCGCGATGCTGTAGAACGTGTCCCCTTTTTGGACTGTGTAATAGCTGGCCACTTCCGTTGCTGCACTAGGTGACATGACAGGGCCTGCCGCTGCTGCGGACGAGACTAGAGCAAATGACAAGAGAACTTTGGATAGCCGTTTTTTCCCTTTCGGCGTTTGAGGCTCTTTCTGTTTGGCTGGAGGGACAGGTGTCAAATGAAGTTCAGTCATTTTACCTCCCTACTTTCCTGTTTTATTTTTGTTTCTAACATTACTTAAGTACCCTTTTACCGAAAATAACAATCATTAATTTGTTATTATCGCATCATTTTTACAATTTATTTCACAGAAGCCTATTTTTGTACTTTGCTGAGTTCTGTCCATTGCCTAATCACTGGCTTGTTATACTAATTCTTAGCATATAAGTGTTGGATATTTTGACATTGCCTACATCAGTGGCTATCATAAAATAATAGAATTGATTCTTCTCCGTAACAGGATACGGTCATTGTTTAAATGTGAGCCGCGTCCTGTGCCCAAACATTGATTGTTCCGTAATATAATAATTCGGTAGAGTGAGCCAGACGATTGAGCTGGAGTAACGCCAAGAGAGTGCAAGCTTCTTTTTGGTGTTTTTATTTTGCACAATAATCCTATTTCTATACTTTTTGTTGTTAATAAAGACAGAAAGGAGAATTCGATGTTCGGTTTTTCTGATTTTATTTCACTTGTGATTTCCGCCTTTATTATACTGCCATTAACGATTCTCGTAAGGGAAACGGGATATCTGATTGCCAGCGGCCTTGTCGGAGTGAAGAACCCAAGGCTGACGATCGGCTCTGGCCCGCGCGTTTTTAAAATAGGGATATTCGATGTGCGCAAATACTATCAATTGTACAGTTGGTTTTCTTACGATTCATTGAAGAGAGACAATAAATTCGCTTATATTTTTTTATATGGGAGCCCTATCTTGATGACTCTCGTTCTGGCATTGTCACTCAATATGCTCCTTGCCAATGGCGTTCTTCAGTCATTCATGACTTTTTGGGATCGATTTGTTTTCTACGCTATTTTTTACCTATTGTTTGATGTGGTGCCAATGAAAATGCAAGGCGGCATGCCCAATAATGGCATGATTATCTACGAAATGCTCCGATATGGCAAACGGATGGATTACAACGAACATCCTTTCATTCCATCTACATCGGATGCCGAAAAGGAACAGGAAGAAGTGCTTGAGAAAATAAAGCAATATAAAGAACAATAGCGTAAAGTGCAAAAAGCCGTTGAATCTTTCTCAACGGCTTTTTTTATAGAAGAAACTTATACCCACCAACTCCACGAAACGGCGAGCGCGATAATGGAAACGAAAATCGAAGCAATAACTGCCATGGAACGTTCCCTCCGGATCAACATCGAAGTAATGCCAGAGAGCAGTGCAATCACAAAGGACGCAAGGGACATCAGCAACAGAAACGTCAAAAGCAAATTATCGGACATCTTCCCTCCGAGCGGTAAATTCTGGAATGCGCCGGCAAGGGCGATGACCAGTGCCAACAATAACGGAACGACTGTGAAGACAACAGAAATATTGCCGAGCTTGGATTTAGGCCAGATGGTCATATCCGCCTCCACCTTTCCTCTCATTTTACGTTCTGCATAAAGTATTCCACTTGCCTGCCCCATTTCCTGCCGAACCGATTGTAAAGATTATTAAAATCCGAGGCGGCTGCGTACATCGGCTGTGTAGTTTTGGCTGACGGGAATCGTTGAGCCATCGCGCAAAGTCAAAACATAATTCGAGGCGACGTCTTTTGCGATTTCTTCTATATAATGCACGTTAACGATAAATGAACGATGGACGGTCAAGAAATAATCAGGCAATTGTTCTTTCAGGTTCTTCAATGTATGGCTTGAACAATACGGATCTTCCTCTGCATAGAACCAGGTTTTCTTTTGGCTGCTTTCAATATGGGATACTTTCTCGACCGGAATCGGGCGCCAACTGTCATCTTGCTTGCCTGTC
Coding sequences:
- a CDS encoding cupin domain-containing protein; translated protein: MKDAQFFHFEDDGAIPNNPELPVVFYPAAFSGKTERIEQAFQQHGWGNTWQGGVFDFHHYHSNTHEALGVVSGSARLQLGGESGEEVEVQAGDVCVLPAGTGHKRLSASDDFRIVGAYPGGVEYNLKTGEPDERPYVLEDIQNTPIPKTDPVYGDEGPLLLEWNA
- the thrC gene encoding threonine synthase, which encodes MRWPGLIEQYKEWLPVTEATPSLTLQEGNTPLIHLEKLSADWGIEVYAKIEGANPTGSFKDRGMVMAVAKAKEEGKSVLVCASTGNTSASAAAYGARAGMRTIVVIPEGRIALGKLAQAKMYGAEILEIKGNFDEALEMVREIGKSPGIALVNSVNPYRLEGQKTIAFEVIEQLGKVPDLFALPVGNAGNISAAWKGFTEYAERTGEKRPELLGVQAEGASPIVQNKVVEHPETVATAIRIGNPASWQLALNALDESQGTILSRSDDKILEAYQLLAKTEGVFAEPASCASIAGLKKQVKDGQIKKGSTVVCVLTGNGLKDPATAIEVSKQDGMLEAANMEQFWEELKKEVKV
- the thrB gene encoding homoserine kinase, which encodes MSGKEFSIAVPASTANLGPGFDSIGLALDLHLNIHVSPADSWQLDYKTAEYAHLSGTEGNLILQAAERTAAAYGKELPAAKLEIDTDIPLGRGLGSSASAIAAGIELANRLLDLRMSDQEKVQIGTEMEGHPDNISASLLGGLTISYYDEEQIETVHVGQVDIGVVLLIPQEIFLTEESRSLLPEQLQHAESVRGSAAANVLSAAMVRGDWEKAGKLMNKDTFHQPYRQNRFPDFKEIGEACQKLGAYGYAISGAGPSLFIPVRAGDEKRIGQALGQLFPHYESMAMKPARSGTKSHETVA
- a CDS encoding M20/M25/M40 family metallo-hydrolase, with amino-acid sequence MERFWDTPEKMEDLLCELVSWESIYLTQGEAEFPVKLKGLLGELDYFKQHPDQLELGEVNWGRTFLTALYKHEDAVDTVVLISHFDTVSTEDYGVLRPLASNPRLLTRALHDYKEMLSEEALADLESGNYLFGRGTMDMKAGLALHMALLEKASTEQWPVNLVLLTVPDEEVNSNGMRHAVPFLLELAETHQLDYSLFLNGEPVFAQDPKESDFKVYSGSIGKIMPSALFYGKETHVGEPLSGLTSNYMASYLTQEMSWNPKFRETLYGETSPLPVTVLQRDVKMEYSAQTPYRAVSMYNVFLLERNAEETMQMFEETAREALAKMSHDYVEMCTREGIEPVNEVKVFRFEELKEYALEKLGEKAVEQIMSNVTEDVDHDVREQSHAITDQLLIQCHELTPAVILLFAPPYYPPVNSSDSELVQKCIHQVQETALERFGLEVKQGHYFNGISDLSYVNFQDQNEGWQTYEQNTPVYGRSYSIPFDSMNKLKAPVLNVGPFGRDAHQRTERLNRKSAFEELPVLLEDLLLSQFTPVLSNKQA
- a CDS encoding homoserine dehydrogenase produces the protein MRNEISIGLLGFGTVGSGVAKIIQQHQEDLQHKLGAQVAIRKVLVRDAGKDRLSDLDPNVFTTDIEEILNDSSLDIIVEVMGGIEGARAAMEQALKSGKQVVTANKDVMAQYGHDLLKLADAEKCDLFYEASVAGGIPIIRTLEDGLASDRISSMMGIVNGTTNFILTKMKQEKKSYEDALAEATELGFAEADPTADVGGLDAARKMVILSSLAYSTEVKLDDVNIRGMETIQDGDVEMGESLGYTMKMVGSSTKDEDGIDVSVEPIFLANSHPLASVNNEFNAVYIYGDAVGETMLYGPGAGSLPTATSVVSDIIAACRNLLLGVNGKREHAAQHERVIKPADKSRSKYFHRLLVDDVVGVLSKVSAIYSQHGASIQSIVQNPGTDANEGKAELILKTHEISRQQHLDVLKKLEGMASLISHYRIEGEGAA
- a CDS encoding aspartate kinase; the encoded protein is MKVCKFGGTSVASAQQIKKVASIIKADPARRIVVVSAPGKRHSGDIKVTDLLIRLASAALLGESIQQPLQAVIERYTEIADELGLDRDIIDIIRADLTGRLRADSGQHDLYIDSIKAAGEDNSAKLIAAYFTSIGMQAEYVNPHTAGLFVNDPPERAQALPESYGQLASLAQKPSITVFPGFFAYTKSGILRTFDRGGSDITGSILAAAVKAELYENFTDVDCVFAANPQVVDNPVEIEQMTYREMRELSYAGFAVLHDEALMPAYRASVPLCIRNTNNPSAPGTMIVAERASSPRPVTGISADSGFSTLYVGKYLMNREVGFGRKLLQILEEEEISYEHIPSGIDNLSVILRSHQLDDEKERRIIGRVKDELQADDVHIRNDFSMIVLVGEGMNNNKGLTARAAAAFARTDVNIEMINQGSSEVSLVFGILKEDEAKILNELYKEFFAPALVGQ